From one Populus alba chromosome 17, ASM523922v2, whole genome shotgun sequence genomic stretch:
- the LOC118060464 gene encoding rust resistance kinase Lr10 — protein sequence MTTHSILLSFLIFFSTGTLALIVIYHVLLFPCGLLCLLTLLIYKWRRRHLSMYEDIEKFLQSHDNDLMPIRYTFSEIKKITNGFKNKLGEGGFGSVYKGKLRSGRFAAVKLLGKSKANGQDFINEVATIGRIHHVNVVQLIGFTVEGSKRALIYEFMPNGSLEKYIFSREGSVPLSNEKIYEISLGVARGIEYLHQGCDMQILHFDIKPHNILLNDKFVPKISDFGLAKLYPTNNNTVPLTAARGTIGYMAPELFYKNIGGVSYKADVYSFGMLLMEMVGRRKNLNALANHSSQIYFPSWAYDQVSGGKDIEVQEDAIEHEKKITKKMIIVALWCIQLKPVNRPSMHKAIEMLESDVESLQIPPKPFLTPHQMPGEDDKANHAKLSDPPNDCIDSSYQFGR from the coding sequence TGATATATCATGTGCTACTATTTCCATGTGGGCTTCTTTGTCTCTTAACTTTATTGATCTATAAATGGCGAAGACGACATTTATCCATGTATGAAGACATTGAAAAATTCTTGCAAAGTCATGATAATGATCTCATGCCGATAAGGTACACTTTCTCAGAGATTAAGAAGATAACCAACGGATTTAAAAACAAGTTGGGTGAAGGGGGCTTTGGCTCAGTGTATAAGGGAAAGCTTCGTAGTGGTCGTTTTGCAGCAGTTAAATTATTGGGCAAGTCAAAAGCCAATGGACAAGATTTTATCAATGAAGTTGCCACAATTGGGAGAATTCACCATGTCAATGTCGTGCAACTTATAGGCTTCACTGTTGAGGGATCGAAGCGTGCTCTTATATATGAGTTCATGCCTAATGGATCTCTTGAAAAGTACATTTTTTCTAGGGAAGGTAGCGTCCCACTAAGTAATGAGAAAATATATGAGATTTCTCTTGGGGTGGCTCGTGGCATTGAATATCTACATCAAGGTTGTGATATGCAAATCTTGCATTTTGATATCAAGCCTCACAACATTCTTCTTAATGATAAGTTTGTTCCGAAAATCTCAGATTTTGGACTAGCCAAATTGTACCCTACAAATAATAACACCGTGCCCCTCACTGCCGCTAGAGGAACGATAGGATACATGGCTCCtgaactattttataaaaatattggagGTGTCTCTTACAAAGCAGATGTCTATAGTTTTGGGATGTTATTGATGGAAATGGTAGGAAGAAGGAAGAACCTAAATGCATTGGCAAATCATTCAAGCCAAATTTACTTTCCTTCGTGGGCTTATGACCAAGTTAGTGGAGGTAAGGACATAGAAGTACAAGAAGATGCCAtagaacatgaaaagaaaattacaaagaagATGATTATTGTGGCATTGTGGTGCATACAGTTGAAGCCTGTTAATCGTCCCTCAATGCATAAAGCTATAGAGATGCTTGAATCGGATGTTGAATCCCTACAAATACCTCCGAAGCCTTTTCTCACCCCACATCAAATGCCGGGAGAAGATGATAAAGCTAATCATGCAAAGTTATCAGATCCACCAAATGATTGTATTGACTCTTCATATCAGTTTGGTCGTTGA